The following coding sequences are from one Salvia hispanica cultivar TCC Black 2014 chromosome 3, UniMelb_Shisp_WGS_1.0, whole genome shotgun sequence window:
- the LOC125213653 gene encoding wax ester synthase/diacylglycerol acyltransferase 5-like — translation MAESVDRDQPLTPAGRLFLQPQMNQIISAAITVEFPIDIDSFRAEVQSSIMFKHPRFCSLMVRDSAGREHWRRTAVDVDRHLIVHRQPLADDPSISGDDAVDEFIADLSVSSPLSADKPLWEIHLLMANKTLIFRVHHALGDGISLMSLLLSCCRRSDDPARLPSIGGVGAAATGPGRRRMNLGTIVLAAWYTLLYIVEFILRSAWRRDRTTAVSGGAGVELWPRKLTTARFRLDDMKVVKGAVANATINDVLFGVLTCGLSRYLDMRSPKALPEGLRLTGLAMVNLRPQSGLQDISKLMDGDSGTRWGNKFGMLLLPVYYHRGGSDPIQFVKRSKAMIDSKKLSLEGPFSYSIGNLLMSLFGPKVACLLNYRILCNTTFTISNVVGPTECILIAGNPVKRIRVTSSSLPHAITMHMVSYAGMVELQIQVAKDIIPDPKTLAKCFEDALREMKEAVEAANN, via the exons atggcGGAGAGTGTTGACAGAGACCAGCCGTTGACCCCGGCCGGCCGCCTCTTTCTGCAGCCGCAGATGAACCAGATCATCAGCGCCGCCATCACCGTCGAGTTCCCGATCGACATCGACAGCTTCCGCGCTGAAGTTCAGAGCTCAATTATGTTCAAACACCCAAGGTTTTGCAGCCTCATGGTGCGCGATTCCGCTGGCCGCGAACACTGGCGCCGCACCGCCGTCGACGTCGATCGGCACCTAATCGTCCACCGCCAGCCTCTCGCCGACGATCCTTCGATCTCCGGCGACGACGCCGTCGACGAATTCATCGCCGATCTATCCGTCTCCTCGCCTCTCTCCGCCGATAAACCGCTCTGGGAAATCCATCTGCTGATGGCGaataaaactttaattttccGCGTGCACCACGCGCTCGGCGACGGGATCTCATTGATGTCGCTGCTGCTGTCGTGCTGCAGGAGATCCGACGATCCGGCGCGGCTGCCGTCGATTGGCGGCGTCGGCGCGGCGGCGACGGGGCCGGGGAGGAGGCGGATGAATTTGGGGACGATTGTGCTGGCTGCTTGGTATACCTTGCTCTATATCGTGGAATTCATCCTGAGATCGGCGTGGCGGAGAGATAGGACCACCGCGGTGAGCGGCGGCGCCGGGGTGGAGCTCTGGCCGCGGAAGCTGACGACGGCGAGGTTCCGCCTCGACGATATGAAGGTAGTCAAGGGAGCGGTGGCGAACGCG ACCATTAACGATGTTCTTTTCGGGGTACTAACATGCGGCTTGTCACGCTACTTGGACATGAGATCACCCAAAG CTCTGCCCGAGGGGCTTCGGCTCACTGGTCTTGCAATGGTGAATTTGAGGCCACAGTCAGGACTGCAGGACATATCAAAGCTGATGGATGGCGATTCTGGAACGCGCTGGGGCAACAAATTCGGGATGCTTCTGTTACCTGTTTATTACCACAGAGGAGGTTCGGATCCAATCCAGTTTGTCAAGAGATCCAAAGCTATGATCGACTCGAAAAAGCTTTCGTTGGAAGGCCCCTTCTCCTACAGCATTGGCAACTTACTCATGTCTCTTTTCGGGCCAAAA GTTGCTTGCCTTCTCAACTACAGGATCCTTTGCAATACAACATTCACTATATCAAATGTGGTCGGCCCTACTGAATGCATCCTGATCGCGGGCAACCCTGTGAAGCGCATAAGGGTTACTTCAAGCAGCCTACCACAT GCAATCACAATGCATATGGTGAGTTATGCAGGAATGGTGGAACTGCAAATCCAGGTTGCCAAAGATATTATTCCGGACCCCAAAACACTAGCAAAGTGTTTCGAAGATGCGTTGCGCGAAATGAAGGAAGCTGTTGAGGCGGCAAACAACTAA